In Mixophyes fleayi isolate aMixFle1 chromosome 4, aMixFle1.hap1, whole genome shotgun sequence, the following proteins share a genomic window:
- the LOC142150718 gene encoding stereocilin-like, whose product MSQLKTLVSGFMRTHGITAQDLDALHLVTFGYVICGLPEGDMRQIKQLEFCLAVMYLGQLALQCTEQQLYVLLHLCTHSDMFGLVSGWTEDIFREIGSVAAGLQDMELSALVLGQIQGLTPLAISLIQSKTFAVSFSAQQLLMFSWSQAIAVTTQQQKLLDKEQLRALTQALTEDNGNRTYRGKSQASPCLFCNLLHLSALLPVLQVLYIV is encoded by the exons ATGAGCCAG TTAAAGACTCTGGTCAGTGGATTTATGCGCACTCATGGTATCACAGCGCAGGATCTAGATGCTTTGCACTTGGTGACTTTTGGGTATGTAATATGTGGCTTACCAGAGGGAGACATGAGACAAATCAAGCAACTTGAATTCTG CTTAGCCGTGATGTATTTGGGCCAACTTGCTCTACAGTGCACCGAGCAACAACTATATGTTCTTCTGCAtctctgcacacacagtgacatgTTTGGACTAGTCAGTGGATGGACAGAAGACATTTTTCGGGAGATTGGATCTGTGGCTG CTGGACTGCAAGATATGGAACTATCTGCCCTGGTCCTAGGGCAGATTCAGGGTCTTACACCTCTTGCTATATCTCTCATCCAATCTAAGACATTTGCA GTATCATTCTCAGCACAGCAACTGCTAATGTTCTCATGGTCTCAGGCCATAGCTGTAACAACCCAACAGCAGAAGCTATTGGATAAGGAGCAGCTGAGAGCACTCACACAGGCTCTCACTGAAGATAATGGAAACAGAACATACAGAG GGAAATCACAAGCTAGTCCTTGCTTGTTCTGCAACCTGCTCCATCTCAGTGCTCTGCTCCCAGTTCTGCAGGTGCTGTACATTGTATGA
- the EIF3J gene encoding eukaryotic translation initiation factor 3 subunit J, whose translation MAETDNWEVDDFEPEEPIAKTGALAVVRDRWEGEDEEDEVKDNWDDEEEAENKQDSQKTEQKVPDKKKLVDKIKQKEMLQKKKQEELKKRLEEPEEPVEVSSEEQLAEKLRLKQLQEESDLELAKEAFGVVSVTGIDAMNPSSREDFAEFGKLLKEKITQHEKSVHYAGFLEALLRDVCISLEVEDLKKISNSLTVLCSEKQKQEKQNKSKKKKKGGVPGGGFKANMKDDLADYGGVDEGYGREFEDFM comes from the exons ATGGCAGAGACCGACAATTGGG AGGTAGATGACTTCGAGCCAGAGGAGCCAATTGCAAAGACCGGTGCATTGGCAGTAGTAAGGGACCGATGGGAGGGAGAAGACGAAGAGGATGAAGTAAAG GATAACTGGGATGATGAGGAGGAAGCAGAAAATAAACAAGATTCTCAGAAAACTG AACAGAAAGTTCCCGATAAGAAGAAATTGgttgataaaataaaacaaaaagaaatgctTCAGAAGAAGAAACAAGAGGAACTAAAAAAAAGG TTAGAGGAGCCTGAAGAGCCAGTAGAGGTGTCATCAGAGGAACAGCTAGCGGAGAAGCTGCGCCTGAAGCAGTTGCAAGAAGAGTCTGACCTGGAGTTGGCAAAAGAAGCTTTTg GTGTAGTCAGTGTTACTGGAATTGATGCCATGAATCCATCCTCGCGAGAGGACTTTGCAGAATTTGGGAAGCTCTTGAAAGAGAAGATCACACAACATGAGAAGTCTGTTCATTACGCGGGCTTTCTAGAAGCTCTATTGCgtgatgtctgtatttcat TGGAAGTTGAGGACCTGAAGAAGATCTCAAATTCACTAACAGTTCTTTGCAGTGAGAAGCAGAAGCAAGAGAAG CAAAATAAATccaagaaaaagaagaaaggaggGGTTCCTGGCGGAGGCTTTAAAGCCAACATGAAGGACGATCTGGCAGATTATGGGGGCGTCGATGAGGGATATGGACGAGAGTTTGAGGATTTCATGTGA